In the genome of Bacillus sp. S3, one region contains:
- a CDS encoding polymer-forming cytoskeletal protein produces MDTQKRGDLNINGFGSANGGQFRHVTINGKGTVNSDIDCVEFDCNGSGTVNGNVVTNKAKINGNGKVKGNLDCKSLSVDGTAKIEHNLYAEQLKVAGKASVGGKVRAEEIAIKGRLTVEGDCEAESFKAESLFIIGGLLNADEVDIKIFGECKAREIGGQTIRIKDKPALMGLFKSFIQTQLETECIEGDKIELENTKAAVVRGNEITIGPKCEIGLVEYSGKLSVDKKAVVKESRKI; encoded by the coding sequence ATGGATACGCAAAAAAGGGGAGACTTGAATATTAACGGCTTTGGTTCGGCAAACGGCGGGCAATTTCGCCATGTAACCATCAATGGCAAAGGGACCGTTAACAGTGATATCGACTGTGTCGAATTCGATTGCAATGGCTCCGGGACGGTAAATGGAAATGTGGTAACGAACAAAGCTAAGATTAACGGAAACGGAAAAGTGAAAGGAAATCTTGACTGTAAATCATTATCAGTCGATGGAACGGCGAAAATTGAACATAACCTTTACGCAGAACAGTTGAAGGTGGCAGGAAAGGCCTCTGTCGGGGGGAAGGTAAGAGCGGAGGAAATCGCCATTAAGGGCAGGCTGACCGTTGAGGGAGATTGTGAAGCGGAATCGTTTAAAGCGGAGTCACTGTTTATCATTGGCGGGCTTTTAAATGCGGATGAAGTGGATATTAAGATTTTTGGAGAGTGCAAAGCCAGAGAAATAGGCGGGCAAACCATTCGTATTAAAGACAAACCGGCATTAATGGGATTATTTAAGTCGTTTATTCAAACCCAGCTGGAAACGGAATGCATCGAAGGGGACAAAATTGAATTGGAAAATACGAAAGCGGCTGTTGTCCGCGGCAACGAGATTACCATCGGGCCAAAATGTGAAATTGGTCTGGTTGAGTATAGCGGAAAGCTTTCAGTTGACAAAAAAGCAGTTGTGAAAGAGTCGAGAAAGATATAA
- a CDS encoding cytoplasmic protein, protein MEKGQNLTINGSGNYPGGRYDKVSIRGEGTIESNVECSTFHIYGTSEALENVKAGSVKVIGETEVMGKMDSGDMLVMGTLSIAGESALKKIKILGTLEVGERLSGETANIKGSISAGGDVEYEKFDLSGGFEIKGLLNADTINIALRFGNSSAEEIGGEKISIKRKTSLLPFVKDEGSLVVKVIEGDEVFLENTKADIVRGKLVKIGSGCQIGRVEYSTDFIQDKHSTVKMSEKI, encoded by the coding sequence GTGGAAAAAGGTCAAAATCTGACGATCAATGGTTCAGGCAATTATCCTGGCGGCCGTTACGATAAGGTGAGCATCCGCGGGGAAGGGACGATTGAAAGTAATGTAGAATGTTCGACGTTTCATATATACGGCACGAGTGAGGCATTGGAGAATGTGAAAGCCGGATCTGTAAAAGTGATCGGTGAAACGGAAGTGATGGGGAAAATGGATTCTGGTGACATGTTGGTAATGGGGACGTTGTCCATTGCTGGTGAATCAGCTTTGAAAAAAATCAAGATCCTTGGGACGCTTGAAGTGGGTGAGCGGCTTTCAGGTGAAACAGCTAATATAAAGGGCAGTATATCCGCGGGCGGCGACGTCGAATATGAGAAATTTGATTTAAGCGGCGGATTTGAAATAAAAGGTCTATTGAATGCGGATACCATCAATATTGCTCTCCGTTTTGGCAATAGTTCGGCAGAGGAAATTGGCGGAGAAAAAATCTCAATAAAAAGAAAAACATCACTGCTTCCATTTGTTAAGGATGAGGGGTCACTAGTAGTGAAGGTAATTGAAGGTGATGAAGTGTTTCTTGAAAATACGAAGGCAGATATCGTCAGGGGCAAACTGGTTAAAATCGGTTCAGGCTGTCAAATTGGCCGGGTAGAATATTCAACTGATTTTATTCAGGATAAGCATTCAACGGTCAAAATGTCGGAAAAGATCTAG
- a CDS encoding YdiK family protein, whose amino-acid sequence MKRSPLFSGIIYFLLGAVFTFFAIDDVQKNGWGFFSYLLVLLATFDFGSGLKMILFHFKYKNQLKK is encoded by the coding sequence ATGAAACGTTCACCCTTGTTTTCCGGAATTATTTACTTTCTGCTAGGTGCAGTATTTACCTTCTTTGCCATCGACGACGTGCAAAAGAACGGCTGGGGCTTTTTCAGTTACCTGCTTGTCTTATTAGCTACATTTGACTTCGGCTCAGGCTTGAAAATGATACTTTTTCATTTTAAATACAAGAACCAATTGAAAAAATAA
- a CDS encoding CPBP family intramembrane glutamic endopeptidase has translation MKKEYWIVIIVYLAMQLSGIIGLPLLTMGFHAFGISQSLAVPVWLIASFSIALFIILFLLRKEMKANDFEKRGGSSAGAAVIWAIAGVFLAYLSQAIAIIIETRLGVDMGSENTQNILRIIETMPAAMLVSSVIGPILEEIVFRKIIFGAMYKRFNFFISALISSVIFAAAHMEFQHILLYSAMGFTFAFLYVKTKRILVPIFAHVTMNTLVVLVQTVYKDDIERLRREAEALQNFIGGFL, from the coding sequence TTGAAAAAGGAATATTGGATTGTCATCATTGTGTACCTTGCTATGCAGCTTTCTGGCATTATCGGCCTTCCATTGTTAACAATGGGCTTTCATGCCTTCGGAATCAGCCAAAGTTTGGCTGTCCCAGTTTGGCTGATTGCCAGTTTTTCAATTGCTTTATTCATCATTCTTTTTTTACTAAGGAAAGAAATGAAGGCAAACGATTTCGAAAAAAGAGGCGGTTCTTCTGCTGGCGCGGCGGTTATATGGGCGATTGCAGGCGTCTTCTTAGCTTATTTATCACAAGCCATAGCCATTATAATTGAAACACGCTTAGGTGTTGATATGGGTTCGGAGAATACGCAAAATATCCTTCGAATTATCGAAACCATGCCGGCTGCCATGCTTGTTTCCAGCGTCATTGGTCCGATTTTAGAAGAAATTGTGTTTCGAAAAATTATTTTCGGCGCCATGTACAAGCGTTTTAACTTTTTTATCTCGGCGTTGATTAGCTCGGTTATCTTTGCAGCGGCACATATGGAGTTTCAGCACATCCTGCTTTATTCGGCCATGGGCTTCACCTTCGCGTTCCTTTACGTTAAAACGAAGCGGATTCTCGTACCGATTTTTGCCCATGTCACGATGAATACCTTGGTTGTTTTGGTTCAAACTGTTTACAAAGATGATATTGAGAGATTGAGGCGTGAGGCTGAGGCGCTGCAAAACTTTATCGGAGGATTTCTATGA
- the groES gene encoding co-chaperone GroES, producing the protein MLRPLGDRIVIELVESEEKTASGIVLPDSAKEKPQEGKVVAVGTGRVLESGERVALEVAVGDRIIFSKYAGTEVKYEGVEYLLLRENDILAVIS; encoded by the coding sequence TTGTTAAGACCATTAGGTGATCGCATTGTCATTGAGCTTGTTGAATCAGAAGAAAAAACTGCAAGCGGGATCGTATTACCGGATTCAGCGAAGGAAAAGCCTCAAGAAGGAAAAGTTGTTGCCGTTGGCACTGGCCGCGTACTTGAAAGCGGAGAACGTGTAGCACTTGAAGTTGCTGTTGGCGACCGCATTATCTTCTCAAAATACGCTGGTACTGAAGTGAAGTACGAAGGCGTAGAATACTTACTTTTACGTGAAAACGATATCCTTGCTGTAATTAGCTAA
- the groL gene encoding chaperonin GroEL (60 kDa chaperone family; promotes refolding of misfolded polypeptides especially under stressful conditions; forms two stacked rings of heptamers to form a barrel-shaped 14mer; ends can be capped by GroES; misfolded proteins enter the barrel where they are refolded when GroES binds) → MAKEIKFSEDARRAMLRGVDTLADTVKVTLGPKGRNVVLEKKFGSPLITNDGVTIAKEIELEDAFENMGAKLVAEVASKTNDVAGDGTTTATVLAQAMIREGLKNVTAGANPMGIRKGIEKAVGVAVQELKAISKQIEGKESIAQVAAISSDDKEVGQLIAEAMERVGNDGVITIEESKGFTTELDVVEGMQFDRGYTSAYMVTNTDKMEAVLENPYILITDKKISSIQEILPVLEQVVQQSKPLLLIAEDIEGEALSTLVLNKLRGTFNAVAVKAPGFGDRRKAMLEDIAALTGGEVITEELGRELKTTTITSLGRASKVVVTKENTTIVEGAGATEEIQARVNQIRVQLEETTSEFDREKLQERLAKLAGGVAVIKVGAATETELKERKLRIEDALNATRAAVEEGIVSGGGVALLNVYSKVSEVQAEGDVATGINIVLRAMEEPVRTIAQNAGLEGSVIVDRLKRETVGTGFNAATGEWVNMIEAGIVDPTKVTRSALQNAASVAAMFLTTEAVVADKPEPAGAGMGMPDMGGMGGMGGMM, encoded by the coding sequence ATGGCTAAAGAGATTAAGTTTAGTGAAGACGCGCGCCGCGCAATGCTACGTGGTGTTGATACACTTGCAGATACAGTAAAAGTTACTCTCGGACCTAAAGGACGCAACGTGGTTCTTGAGAAAAAATTTGGTTCACCGCTTATCACAAATGACGGTGTAACCATCGCTAAAGAAATCGAATTAGAAGATGCATTCGAAAACATGGGTGCAAAGCTTGTTGCTGAAGTTGCAAGCAAAACAAACGATGTTGCCGGTGACGGTACAACAACTGCAACGGTTCTTGCTCAAGCGATGATCCGCGAAGGATTAAAGAACGTAACAGCTGGCGCGAACCCAATGGGTATCCGCAAAGGAATTGAAAAGGCTGTTGGTGTAGCAGTTCAAGAATTAAAAGCTATTTCAAAACAAATCGAAGGCAAAGAGTCAATCGCTCAAGTTGCTGCGATTTCTTCAGATGACAAAGAAGTGGGCCAATTGATCGCGGAAGCAATGGAGCGCGTGGGCAACGACGGCGTTATCACAATCGAAGAATCAAAAGGCTTCACTACTGAATTAGATGTAGTAGAAGGTATGCAATTCGATCGCGGTTACACTTCTGCTTACATGGTAACAAACACAGATAAAATGGAAGCTGTATTAGAAAATCCATATATCTTAATCACTGACAAGAAGATTTCCAGCATTCAAGAAATCCTTCCAGTTCTTGAGCAAGTAGTACAACAAAGCAAGCCATTACTATTGATCGCTGAAGATATTGAAGGGGAAGCACTTTCTACTTTAGTATTGAACAAACTTCGCGGTACATTCAATGCTGTGGCAGTTAAAGCTCCTGGCTTCGGTGACCGCCGTAAAGCTATGCTTGAAGATATCGCTGCCTTAACTGGCGGTGAAGTGATCACTGAAGAGCTTGGCCGTGAATTAAAAACAACTACAATTACATCTTTAGGACGCGCTTCTAAAGTTGTTGTAACGAAAGAAAATACAACAATCGTTGAGGGTGCAGGAGCTACTGAAGAAATTCAAGCTCGTGTGAACCAAATCCGTGTTCAATTAGAAGAAACAACTTCTGAATTTGACCGTGAAAAATTACAAGAGCGCTTAGCTAAATTAGCTGGCGGCGTAGCAGTAATCAAAGTTGGTGCTGCAACTGAAACAGAATTAAAAGAGCGCAAACTTCGCATCGAAGACGCTTTGAACGCAACTCGTGCTGCTGTTGAAGAAGGTATTGTATCCGGTGGTGGTGTAGCCCTTCTTAACGTATACAGCAAAGTGTCTGAAGTTCAAGCGGAAGGTGACGTGGCTACAGGTATCAACATCGTCCTACGTGCGATGGAAGAGCCAGTTCGCACAATCGCTCAAAACGCTGGACTTGAAGGATCTGTCATTGTTGACCGCTTAAAGCGCGAAACTGTCGGCACAGGCTTCAACGCAGCAACTGGCGAGTGGGTAAACATGATCGAAGCCGGTATCGTTGACCCAACTAAGGTTACACGTTCAGCACTTCAAAACGCAGCATCTGTTGCAGCTATGTTCTTAACAACTGAAGCAGTTGTAGCTGACAAACCAGAACCAGCTGGTGCAGGCATGGGTATGCCTGACATGGGCGGTATGGGTGGAATGGGCGGCATGATGTAA